In Vigna unguiculata cultivar IT97K-499-35 chromosome 3, ASM411807v1, whole genome shotgun sequence, a single genomic region encodes these proteins:
- the LOC114176976 gene encoding uncharacterized protein LOC114176976: MKRATFSPKHSSSKYGVRSISLPTRSHPSTARSEEELSKLKSLEASSSSSSSSSTSKVETICCGLSGLSELYKCIEDLLRLPLTQQALGQHQNEKWVNEMLDCPVRFLDLLGITRDAILLMKGSVEELQSAIRRRVGDCDMENHLSTYWKLRRNMRKECTKSLLLLKQMDDELSGASLPLDLNDHLSAVVRVLREANWITSSIFQTLVVFLSSPILKLKANKWAFVSRLMQKGVFAYNNHEENINELEKVDLIVDNLSRDAEAEKIQSAHGRLEALVIAIEGIENGLECLFKRLINTRVSFLNIFSP, translated from the coding sequence ATGAAAAGGGCTACGTTTTCTCCAAAGCATTCTAGCAGCAAGTATGGTGTTAGATCCATTAGTTTGCCAACAAGATCACATCCAAGCACAGCTAGAAGTGAAGAGGAGTTGAGCAAGCTTAAATCATTGGaggcatcatcatcatcatcatcatcgtcatcaACATCAAAGGTAGAAACAATTTGCTGTGGTTTATCTGGTCTTTCAGAATTGTACAAGTGCATTGAAGATCTTTTGAGATTGCCATTGACCCAACAAGCACTAGGGCAACACCAGAATGAGAAATGGGTGAACGAGATGCTAGATTGCCCAGTAAGATTCTTGGACCTATTGGGCATAACAAGGGATGCAATTCTGTTAATGAAAGGAAGTGTTGAGGAACTTCAGTCTGCAATCAGAAGAAGGGTTGGTGATTGTGACATGGAGAACCATCTTTCTACATATTGGAAACTCAGAAGGAACATGAGGAAAGAGTGCACAAAATCTCTGCTTTTGTTGAAGCAGATGGATGATGAGTTATCTGGGGCTTCTCTTCCATTGGATCTTAATGACCACCTTTCTGCAGTGGTAAGAGTGCTAAGAGAAGCTAATTGGATCACAAGCTCCATCTTTCAGACTCTTGTTGTGTTTCTTTCTTCACCAATCTTGAAACTAAAGGCTAATAAGTGGGCTTTTGTGTCAAGATTGATGCAGAAGGGGGTGTTTGCTTACAACAATCATGaggaaaatataaatgaattggAAAAGGTGGATTTGATTGTGGACAATCTGAGCAGAGATGCTGAGGCTGAGAAGATTCAATCTGCACATGGAAGGTTGGAAGCTTTGGTGATTGCCATTGAAGGAATTGAAAATGGATTGGAATGCTTGTTTAAGCGGCTGATTAATACTAGAGTATCTTTTCTGAATATATTTTCTCCTTAG
- the LOC114177047 gene encoding uncharacterized protein LOC114177047 produces MANKYHIRSISLPSRSHPSTIRVEEELSKLKTWEGKSTPSLESIQNGLSLLQELYLALDDLLNMSSTQQVISLHKGDKCVEEVLDGSMRILDMCGITRDTLLQIKENVQALHSALRRRKGDSSVETSVAEYKFFAKKMKKNVNKLITSLKHMDSKFGVSPLLDLDHHLASVTRVLREVIVINLSVFQSILSFLTVSSSKSKGTKWLLVAKLMHKGVKPSEENSENENELCCVDMALSTLLNEGAHDESIRVAHERLEALENAIESVENGLESVFRRLIKTRASLLNIISQ; encoded by the coding sequence atggcAAATAAGTACCATATTCGCTCAATTAGTTTACCTTCTAGATCTCACCCTAGCACCATTAGAGTGGAGGAGGAGCTGAGCAAGCTAAAGACTTGGGAAGGAAAATCGACACCCTCTTTAGAGTCCATTCAGAATGGCCTGTCCTTGCTTCAAGAACTGTACCTTGCTTTGGATGATCTTCTCAACATGTCATCCACCCAACAAGTGATTTCTCTCCACAAAGGTGACAAATGTGTGGAAGAAGTGTTGGATGGTTCTATGAGAATTTTGGATATGTGTGGCATCACAAGGGACACCTTGTTGCAGATCAAGGAAAATGTCCAAGCCCTTCACTCTGCCCTTCGAAGAAGAAAAGGAGATTCAAGTGTTGAAACGAGTGTGGCTGAGTACAAATTCTTCGctaagaagatgaagaagaatgtGAACAAGTTGATCACATCATTGAAGCATATGGATTCCAAGTTTGGGGTGTCCCCACTTTTGGATCTTGATCACCACCTTGCTTCTGTGACTAGAGTGCTGAGGGAAGTCATTGTGATAAACTTGTCGGTGTTCCAATCTATTTTGTCATTCTTGACCGTGTCTTCGTCGAAATCGAAGGGAACGAAATGGTTGCTGGTGGCAAAACTGATGCACAAGGGGGTAAAACCGTCTGAGGAGAACTCAGAGAATGAGAATGAGTTGTGTTGTGTGGATATGGCTTTGAGCACTCTTCTAAATGAAGGTGCTCATGATGAGAGCATTCGGGTAGCGCATGAAAGATTGGAGGCTTTGGAGAATGCCATTGAAAGTGTTGAGAATGGCTTGGAGAGTGTTTTTAGGCGCTTGATTAAAACCAGAGCTTCCCTTCTCAATATAATCTCTCAGTAG
- the LOC114176871 gene encoding uncharacterized protein LOC114176871, with amino-acid sequence MANKYQVRSISLPSRSHPSTIRVEEELSKLKTWEGTFTFTSESIHTGLSMLQDLYLSLDDLLSMPSTQQVISHHKGDKCVEEVLDGSMRILDICGITKDTMLQIKENVQALHSSLRRRKGESSVETSVGEYKLFTKKMKKNANKMITSLKQMDSRFGVSPLLDLDHHLAAVIRVVREVIVINLLIFQFILSFLSVSSSNSKATKWLVVAKLMQKGVKAWEDNNNVNELQCVEVALSSLLIEGTNDEKMQVAQEKLEALKNGIERIENSLESVFRRLIKTRASLLNIISSQ; translated from the coding sequence ATGGCAAACAAGTACCAGGTTCGCTCAATTAGTTTACCTTCAAGATCACATCCTAGCACCATTAGAGTGGAGGAGGAGCTGAGCAAACTAAAAACTTGGGAAGGAACATTCACCTTCACCTCAGAGTCCATTCACACTGGCTTATCCATGCTTCAAGATTTGTACCTTTCCTTGGATGATCTTCTCAGCATGCCATCGACTCAACAAGTGATTTCTCACCACAAAGGTGACAAGTGCGTGGAAGAGGTGTTGGATGGTTCCATGAGAATCTTGGATATATGTGGCATCACAAAGGACACGATGCTGCAAATTAAGGAAAATGTCCAAGCCCTTCACTCTTCCCTTCgaagaagaaaaggagagtCGAGTGTTGAAACGAGCGTGGGTGAGTACAAGTTGTTcaccaagaagatgaagaagaatgcCAATAAGATGATTACATCGTTAAAGCAGATGGATAGCAGATTTGGGGTGTCTCCACTTTTGGATCTCGATCACCACCTTGCCGCTGTGATTAGAGTGGTTAGGGAAGTCATTGTAATCAACCTGTTAatctttcaatttattttgtcGTTCTTGAGCGTGTCTTCATCGAATTCGAAGGCAACGAAATGGTTGGTTGTGGCAAAATTGATGCAGAAGGGGGTGAAAGCATGGGAAGATAACAACAACGTGAACGAGTTGCAGTGTGTTGAAGTAGCTTTGAGTAGCCTTCTGATTGAGGGCACTAATGATGAGAAGATGCAGGTAGCACAGGAAAAATTGGAGGCTTTGAAGAATGGTATTGAAAGAATTGAGAATAGTTTGGAGAGTGTGTTTAGGCGATTGATTAAGACTAGAGCTTCTCTTCTGAACATAATCTCCTCCCAGTAG
- the LOC114174878 gene encoding uncharacterized protein LOC114174878: MPIPNQASLCLVQRYREKMEAISALPSGNQPVRSISLPTRVHPSSQRFEELLNHLRPHHVSVSRTTCLEAETIESDLVVLAELYKCMEELFHSPQTQQGLLHYQNGKLVEEALCGSVTLLDACGSGRDLLLALKEQVQTLQSAMRRRRGDSSIEKSICEYNSFRKKAKKDIAKQLGAMKRMENKVNCCSLMSQTQDQHLIFLAKVLREASIITISIFRSLLLFLSMPGLRTKGTSVISKLKPTRLFSSDKEQKNTNVVDLSALCSLLGRGKHSDAKVELQSTLRVLETLNVCIDGLEGELDCLFRRIVRNRVSFLNMLAH; this comes from the coding sequence ATGCCAATTCCCAATCAAGCTTCCTTGTGTTTGGTGCAGCGCTACAGAGAAAAGATGGAAGCTATTTCTGCATTGCCAAGTGGTAATCAACCAGTGAGGTCCATTAGTTTGCCCACAAGAGTGCACCCTTCTTCTCAAAGATTTGAAGAACTTTTGAACCATCTTAGGCCTCACCATGTTTCTGTCTCAAGAACCACATGTTTGGAAGCAGAGACGATTGAAAGCGATTTGGTTGTGCTTGCTGAGTTGTACAAGTGCATGGAGGAACTCTTCCATTCTCCACAGACCCAACAAGGACTTTTGCACTACCAAAATGGGAAGCTAGTGGAGGAGGCATTGTGTGGTTCAGTCACACTCCTTGATGCATGTGGCAGTGGAAGGGATTTGTTGTTGGCTCTAAAAGAACAAGTGCAAACTCTTCAGTCAGCCATGCGTAGAAGAAGAGGAGATTCAAGCATTGAGAAAAGCATCTGTGAATATAATAGCTTCAGGAAGAAGGCCAAGAAGGATATTGCCAAGCAACTAGGGGCAATGAAGAGAATGGAGAATAAAGTTAATTGTTGTTCTCTAATGAGTCAAACTCAAGATCAGCATTTGATATTTCTAGCCAAAGTTCTAAGAGAAGCAAGCATCATCACTATCTCTATATTCCGTTCTCTTTTGCTGTTCCTGTCAATGCCAGGACTCAGAACAAAAGGGACCTCCGTGATCTCAAAGCTAAAGCCAACTAGGTTGTTTTCTTCAGACAAAGAACAGAAGAACACAAATGTTGTGGACCTTAGTGCTTTGTGCTCCCTCCTTGGAAGAGGGAAACACAGTGATGCCAAGGTTGAACTTCAAAGTACTCTAAGAGTGTTAGAGACATTGAATGTTTGCATTGATGGTCTTGAAGGTGAATTAGATTGCCTCTTCAGACGTATAGTTCGAAATAGAGTGTCGTTTCTTAATATGCTTGCTCATTAG